The sequence below is a genomic window from Thermodesulfobacteriota bacterium.
GACCCGCTCGGGTCCGGCTACCACCTGCTCCAGTCCAAGATAGCCATAGGCTCGGGGGGCTTCCTCGGCAAGGGCTTCACAAAGGGTACGCAGGCGAGCTTGATGTTCCTCCCGGAGCACCACACCGACTTCATCCTCTCCACCCTTGCCGAGGAGTGGGGCCTCATGGGCTCGTTCACCGTGCTCGCCCTCTTCCTGGCGCTCCTCTTAAGGGGGCTCGAGGCGGCAAAAAACTCCAAGGACAGGTTCGGCTTCCTGCTCGCTCTCGGTATCGCGGCCATGCTTTTCTGGCACATAACCATAAATATCGGGATGGTCTCCGGGCTCCTGCCCGTCGTGGGCGTGCCGCTCCCGTTCCTGAGCTACGGGGGCTCATTCCTCCTCACCTCGCTCATAGGCGTGGGCATACTCGTAAACATCGGCATGCGCCGCTTCATATTTTAAGATGAAAAATTCCATCATAATGTTCCTTGCGACCGGGGCCTATAGCGGCTACTCGCCCTTTGCCCCCGGTACCGTGGGGACGCTCTGGGGCATCCCGCTGGCATTCGCGCTTTCTCTGCTCCCTCCCCTCTGGGGCGCCGCGGCCCTGGCGCTGGCAATCGTGGGGGCATGCCTCCTGGCCTCGGAGGCCGCCGGAATCGCAGAAAAAAAGGACCCCTCCTGCATAGTGCTCGACGAAATCGTGGGCTTCGGGGCGGCTACATTCCTCCTCCCCTTCACCGCCCAGAACGTAATATTGGCCTTTATTCTTTTCCGGTTTTTTGATATCCTGAAACCCTACCCCGCCGGACTCATCGACAGTCGTCTTCCGGGGGGGGCGGGGATCGTGCTGGACGACGTGGCAGCCGGTATCTACGCCAACGTCACCGCCCAGATCGCGATAAGGTTCGTGCTATGAGCGAACGAAAGGCTTCGATGGGGCCCGAGACGGCGGTGGGCCGGAAGCTGGCCGAAAGCGGCAGGACGCTTGCCGTAGCCGAGTCGTGCACAGGCGGGCTCGTCGGGCACATGATAACTAACGTGCCGGGCAGCTCCGCCTACTTCAAAGGCGGGGTCGTGGCCTACGGCAACGAGGCGAAAAAACGGCTCCTCGGGGTCTCGGCCGCGACACTCGACCGGCACGGGGCCGTATCGGCCCAAACGGCCTCGAAGATGGCCGAGGGGGCGAGGAAAAAACTCGGGGCGGACATGGCCCTTGCCATAACCGGCATAGCCGGCCCGGGCGGGGGCACCCCGGATAAACCGGTGGGCACGGTCTTTGTCGCCATAGCCGACTGCAGGAAGGTGCGCACGAAAACGAAAAAACTCTCTCTAAAAGGCACCCGGAAGGCCATAAAGAAAGCCGCGGCGCTTTCCGCGTTGAATCTCCTTGAAAAAGCGCTCGCGTAAAGATTACAATTACGGTTGAGGACTTTCGTCGCCATAGAGCTCCCGGCGGATATAAAAAAAGCGCTCAAAACCCTGCAGGAAGAACTTCAGAGCGCAGGACGTAAAAGCGACGCCGTATCCTGGGGCAAACCCGGCAACATACACCTGACGCTCAAGTTCCTGGGCGAGGTCGAGAGCTCCGGGATAGAGGAGATAGGCAGCGTACTCGAAGAAGCGGGAAAGGGCGCTAAACCTTTCACCCTGACGCTCGGGGGTGCCGGGGGTGCCGGGGGGGTCGGCGCCTTCCCGAGCCTCAAAAACCCGCGGGTCATATGGGTCGGGATAGGAGAATGCGAAGAACTCCGCCGGCTCAGGGAAAATATCGAAGAGGGACTTGAAAGGATAGGCTTCGAAAAGGAAGGACGCCCCTTTCACCCTCACCTGACACTCGGAAGGGTCAGAAAGGGGAAGCGGGCAAGGCTCCCGAAGGAGGCCGGGGGGACCGGGGAGGCAGGGGGGGCAGGGGGGGCGGGTAAGACATTCACGGTAGATTCTTTTACGCTCTTCCGGAGCGAGCTCGGCCCCGGAGGCGCGAAGCACCATCCCATTAAAGAAATAACACTCGGGCACTCATAGCGTCATAAACAAAGGAGGGTTCATAGATATGGCAGCACCGTCGGCAACCGACAAGACTAAGGCCGTTGACCTGGCCATGAGCCAGATAGAGAAGCAGTTCGGCAAGGGCTCCATAATGCGCCTTGGCAAAGGCGGGGTTGTGCGTGACATCTCCGCCATCTCCACCGGCTCCCCGAGCCTCGACATAGCGCTCGGCATCGGAGGAGTACCGCAGGGCAGGATAGTGGAGATATTCGGCCCCGAGGCCTCCGGCAAGACCACCCTCGCGCTCCACATAGCGGCCGAGGCCCAGAAGAAGGGCGGCACCGTGGCCTTCATAGACGCCGAGCACGCGCTCGACGTGGAGTACGCCGGGAAGCTCGGGGTCGATACCGACGCACTGCTGCTCTCCCAGCCCGACACCGGCGAGCAGGCCCTCGAGATAGCCGATATGCTCATAAGGAGCGGCGGCATGGACCTTATCGTGGTGGACTCGGTGGCCGCGCTCGTCCCCAGGGCCGAGATAGAAGGGGAGATGGGAGACAGCCACATGGGCCTCCAGGCGCGCCTCATGAGCCAGGCACTCCGGAAACTCACCGGCACCATAAGCAAGAGCAATACCTGCATGCTGTTCATAAACCAGATACGCCACAAGATAGGGGTCTTCTACGGAAGCCCCGAAACCACCACGGGCGGGAACGCGCTCAAGTTCTACT
It includes:
- the recA gene encoding recombinase RecA, which codes for MAAPSATDKTKAVDLAMSQIEKQFGKGSIMRLGKGGVVRDISAISTGSPSLDIALGIGGVPQGRIVEIFGPEASGKTTLALHIAAEAQKKGGTVAFIDAEHALDVEYAGKLGVDTDALLLSQPDTGEQALEIADMLIRSGGMDLIVVDSVAALVPRAEIEGEMGDSHMGLQARLMSQALRKLTGTISKSNTCMLFINQIRHKIGVFYGSPETTTGGNALKFYSSVRLDIRRTGQIKQGDAVIGSRTRVKVVKNKLAPPFKDAEFDIIFSQGISREGDILDMATKANVVEKSGAWFSYGGERIGQGRETARKFLKENPERAAEIEGKLREQFDIKNKEG
- a CDS encoding phosphatidylglycerophosphatase A, whose product is MKNSIIMFLATGAYSGYSPFAPGTVGTLWGIPLAFALSLLPPLWGAAALALAIVGACLLASEAAGIAEKKDPSCIVLDEIVGFGAATFLLPFTAQNVILAFILFRFFDILKPYPAGLIDSRLPGGAGIVLDDVAAGIYANVTAQIAIRFVL
- a CDS encoding nicotinamide-nucleotide amidohydrolase family protein, yielding MSERKASMGPETAVGRKLAESGRTLAVAESCTGGLVGHMITNVPGSSAYFKGGVVAYGNEAKKRLLGVSAATLDRHGAVSAQTASKMAEGARKKLGADMALAITGIAGPGGGTPDKPVGTVFVAIADCRKVRTKTKKLSLKGTRKAIKKAAALSALNLLEKALA
- the thpR gene encoding RNA 2',3'-cyclic phosphodiesterase, which translates into the protein MRTFVAIELPADIKKALKTLQEELQSAGRKSDAVSWGKPGNIHLTLKFLGEVESSGIEEIGSVLEEAGKGAKPFTLTLGGAGGAGGVGAFPSLKNPRVIWVGIGECEELRRLRENIEEGLERIGFEKEGRPFHPHLTLGRVRKGKRARLPKEAGGTGEAGGAGGAGKTFTVDSFTLFRSELGPGGAKHHPIKEITLGHS